A single Symbiobacterium thermophilum IAM 14863 DNA region contains:
- the lepB gene encoding signal peptidase I — translation MAEKLRPLLTLLKDVLYGVLLWLLIITFVGQVREVPTGSMEPTILVGDRFWTDKLILRFTSIRRGDIVVFDPPPQVQAQYPYIKRVIGLPGETVEVRDGLVFINGEPLDEPYIAEPPRYTYGPVTIPEGQYFVLGDNRNLSNDSHEWGLLNRERIFARAVYRIWPLSRIGSID, via the coding sequence ATGGCTGAGAAACTGCGTCCCCTGCTCACCCTGTTGAAGGACGTCCTGTACGGCGTACTGCTCTGGCTGCTGATCATCACCTTTGTCGGCCAGGTGCGGGAGGTGCCCACGGGCTCGATGGAGCCCACGATCCTGGTGGGCGACCGGTTCTGGACCGACAAACTGATCCTGCGCTTCACCTCCATCCGCCGCGGGGACATCGTCGTCTTCGACCCGCCCCCGCAGGTGCAGGCGCAGTATCCCTACATCAAGCGGGTGATCGGCCTGCCGGGTGAGACGGTGGAGGTGCGGGACGGGCTGGTGTTCATCAACGGCGAGCCGCTGGACGAGCCCTACATCGCGGAGCCTCCCCGGTACACCTACGGCCCCGTCACGATCCCCGAGGGCCAGTACTTCGTCCTCGGCGACAACCGGAACCTGTCCAACGACAGCCACGAATGGGGGCTGCTGAACCGGGAGCGCATCTTCGCCCGGGCCGTGTACCGCATCTGGCCCCTGAGCCGCATCGGATCCATCGACTGA